A region of Chitinophaga horti DNA encodes the following proteins:
- a CDS encoding UDP-2,3-diacylglucosamine diphosphatase: protein MQIELPENKRIYFASDFHLGAPTPEKSRAREKYILKWLEMAEKDAAHIFLVGDIFDFWFEYKTVIPKGYTRLLGKLAQLTDKGIGISVFIGNHDMWMDGYFEEELNIPVYYEPQTYEIGGKKFYIGHGDGLGPGDHGYKFLKKVFRNPVCRWLFSSIHPSWGISVANYFSRKSRAKTGMELEQFLGEENEWLAIYSKEQLQREHFDYFIFGHRHLPLNLQVGNNSRYVNLGDWINYFTYAMFDGNTVELKYYKEEQPQ from the coding sequence ATGCAAATCGAGCTTCCTGAAAACAAACGCATTTATTTCGCTTCCGACTTTCACCTTGGCGCTCCTACGCCAGAAAAAAGCCGTGCCCGCGAAAAGTATATCCTCAAATGGCTGGAAATGGCCGAAAAGGATGCTGCGCATATCTTTTTAGTAGGTGATATTTTCGATTTCTGGTTTGAATATAAAACTGTTATTCCTAAAGGATACACCCGCCTGTTGGGTAAGCTGGCGCAGCTTACAGACAAAGGCATTGGCATTTCCGTTTTTATCGGCAACCATGATATGTGGATGGACGGATACTTTGAGGAAGAGCTGAACATCCCCGTTTACTATGAACCGCAGACCTACGAGATTGGCGGTAAAAAGTTTTACATCGGTCACGGTGACGGCCTCGGCCCCGGCGACCATGGTTATAAATTCCTGAAGAAGGTATTCCGCAACCCTGTTTGTCGTTGGTTGTTCTCCAGCATTCACCCAAGCTGGGGCATTTCGGTAGCCAACTATTTTAGCCGTAAGAGCCGCGCTAAAACCGGTATGGAGCTGGAGCAATTTCTTGGCGAAGAAAACGAATGGCTCGCGATCTATTCCAAAGAACAACTACAGCGCGAGCATTTCGATTACTTCATTTTTGGTCACCGCCATTTACCGCTTAACCTGCAAGTTGGCAACAACAGCCGCTACGTTAACCTGGGCGACTGGATCAATTACTTTACCTATGCGATGTTTGACGGCAATACCGTTGAATTGAAGTACTACAAAGAAGAGCAGCCACAATAG